A genome region from Carassius carassius chromosome 23, fCarCar2.1, whole genome shotgun sequence includes the following:
- the LOC132101923 gene encoding tetratricopeptide repeat protein 9B-like gives MEAKQHSIKSLKSYPEAGGRSLAAAAAGGDGGGGGYRVGSAEMEMEAKIQKAIDFKLEGHRCYKEKKFREAIGKYHRALLQLKGIHVVDGTTGSEVNLLNQAAAKLTEEQRRAVESTEIECYDSLTACLLQSELVNYERVKEYCLKVLGHQQDHFKAMYRAGIAFYHLGDYERALRYLRDAKCREPTDTNVLRYIQLTEMKMSKSGQQVRESGKESLG, from the exons ATGGAAGCGAAGCAGCACTCGATCAAGAGCCTGAAAAGCTATCCGGAGGCTGGGGGCCGGAGTCTGGCGGCGGCGGCGGCGGGTGGAGACGGCGGAGGTGGAGGGTATCGCGTCGGCAGCGCGGAGATGGAGATGGAGGCGAAAATACAGAAAGCGATCGACTTCAAACTGGAGGGTCACCGATGCTACAAGGAGAAGAAATTCCGGGAAGCTATTGGGAAGTATCACAGGGCGCTGCTGCAGTTGAAAGGGATCCACGTCGTCGACGGGACCACCGGATCCGAGGTGAACCTCCTGAACCAAGCCGCGGCCAAGCTTACGGAAGAGCAGCGGCGAGCGGTGGAGAGCACCGAGATCGAGTGCTACGACAGTCTGACAG CGTGCTTGCTGCAGTCAGAGCTGGTGAATTATGAGCGGGTTAAGGAATACTGTTTGAAGGTACTCGGACACCAGCAGGATCACTTTAAGGCCATGTATCGTGCTGGGATTGCCTTCTACCACCTGGGAGACTACGAGCGTGCACTGCGTTACCTACGCGATGCCAAGTGCCGTGAACCCACAG ACACAAATGTGCTGCGATACATCCAGCTGACAGAGATGAAGATGAGTAAGAGCGGTCAGCAGGTGCGTGAGAGTGGGAAAGAGTCATTGGGTTAA